One segment of Verrucomicrobiia bacterium DNA contains the following:
- a CDS encoding PEP-CTERM sorting domain-containing protein, which produces MKHKAFTKQLAAMLAIVVGLALASSTQAQFVTGQPTLNNINPNGTFPSGAWTTANMADTATGLQITAPGGPGTFSTLYYPLPAPQVTPLNTQDNAVIFTWTWNSGNAVGGVNVLFALDDNNGGVDYYDAIVPAYSLTPVPGTTYSITLPLQQPNQANVAAGFPIGGLNFQIDPANVSGNYTMTMNSIQLIPEPATLSLVGLGLLGLLGLRRRRTS; this is translated from the coding sequence ATGAAGCACAAAGCATTCACAAAACAATTGGCGGCCATGCTTGCCATTGTTGTTGGATTGGCTCTGGCCAGTTCGACGCAGGCGCAATTCGTAACCGGCCAACCGACTCTGAACAATATCAATCCTAATGGCACGTTCCCGAGCGGCGCTTGGACCACTGCGAACATGGCGGACACCGCGACCGGCTTGCAGATCACCGCACCCGGGGGCCCCGGCACATTCAGCACGTTGTATTACCCGCTCCCGGCTCCCCAAGTGACACCACTCAACACCCAGGATAATGCAGTTATATTTACCTGGACTTGGAATTCCGGGAATGCCGTTGGGGGTGTTAACGTATTGTTCGCACTGGATGACAATAATGGCGGTGTTGATTACTATGACGCGATCGTTCCTGCGTATAGCTTAACCCCCGTTCCAGGTACGACTTATTCCATTACCCTCCCTCTTCAACAGCCTAATCAGGCCAACGTTGCAGCCGGCTTTCCGATCGGTGGTCTCAACTTCCAGATCGACCCGGCTAATGTTAGTGGGAATTACACCATGACGATGAACAGCATCCAGTTGATTCCGGAGCCCGCCACCTTGTCGCTCGTCGGCTTGGGGCTGCTGGGGCTGCTCGGCCTGCGTCGCCGTCGCACGTCCTAG
- a CDS encoding carbohydrate-binding protein, with product MASRQRLWQGIACWPPASLTVARLWRLGLACLILLLVAGADAKAQTVSVWLTTDDQVNKLQSVAPVTFTTGSGGSNPVFVDETQIYQRVEGFGASFTDSAGYLLSEVATPLVRSNAMSNLFTRNGSGIGVSFVRNPMGASDLARTQYSYDDLSSGQTDTNLTSFSIAHDQADIIPLVQQALQLNPQLTIMANPWSPPGWMKTTGSMVGGSLLTNMYPSFAQYFVKYIQAYQAAGIPTHYISLQNEPLFVPGNYPGMSMDAATQLVVLRDYVLPALAASNISARVLVYDHNWDRPDYPDTVLSDATVLGSSRVAGIAWHGYGGTPGVMTILANKYPTKGDYLTEHSGEVSISDAVKADFEEITQVMRNWGKAYVKWSIALDQNHGPHDGGCSDCNPLVTINSSSGALTFDIEYYTLGHFSKFVLPGAYRVYSGNAAGVVSAAFVNPDNSKVLVAFNDTTSNNTFQVQWGSKMFTYTLAPYSGATFTWTGTQSGGYQFPAALQLQASSFNSTAGLETETTTDTQGGYDVGYADGGDYAVYQNVNFGAGFTNVSVREASFGGGTLALHLDSPTGPIISSFALPSTGGWQTWQTIRQPVSGASGLHDLYAVFSGSSGLGNLNWFQFGGALPPAAPAGLTATAGDAQVALSWSASFGATGYNVKRALVSGGPYATITNGLANTGYTDSSVTNGVHYYYVATAVNAGAESTNSNEAAAVPLPAYQQWQMLYFGCTNCPQAQASADPFGKGVSNTNQFLLGLNPTNPASVFRVIAIAPQGTNLTITWKTAGVRTNGVQARSGGDYSTNGFADISGPIIINVTGDTTTNYTDVGVATNYSTRQYRVRLVP from the coding sequence ATGGCTTCCCGTCAAAGGCTTTGGCAAGGAATCGCATGTTGGCCCCCGGCGTCGCTCACTGTCGCCCGACTTTGGCGTCTCGGCCTCGCCTGCCTTATTCTGCTGTTGGTCGCCGGCGCTGATGCAAAAGCCCAAACCGTAAGTGTCTGGCTTACGACCGACGATCAGGTCAATAAACTTCAGTCAGTCGCTCCGGTAACGTTCACCACCGGCAGCGGCGGGAGCAATCCTGTGTTCGTTGATGAGACGCAAATCTACCAGCGAGTGGAAGGGTTCGGCGCCTCATTCACGGACTCAGCGGGTTACCTGCTAAGCGAGGTGGCTACACCATTGGTCCGCAGTAACGCCATGTCCAACCTTTTCACCCGCAATGGCAGCGGCATCGGCGTGAGTTTTGTTCGAAATCCAATGGGGGCGTCAGACCTGGCACGAACGCAGTATTCTTACGACGACCTGTCGTCCGGCCAGACAGATACGAACTTGACTTCCTTTTCCATTGCACACGATCAGGCGGACATTATTCCTTTGGTTCAACAGGCCCTGCAGCTCAATCCGCAACTCACGATCATGGCGAACCCCTGGAGTCCCCCCGGTTGGATGAAAACCACGGGTTCAATGGTTGGCGGGTCCCTGCTGACAAACATGTACCCATCGTTCGCGCAATACTTCGTCAAGTATATCCAGGCCTACCAGGCGGCGGGAATCCCGACCCATTACATCTCGCTGCAGAATGAACCGCTGTTTGTGCCCGGCAATTACCCCGGGATGTCCATGGATGCCGCCACGCAATTGGTCGTTCTGCGTGATTACGTTCTGCCGGCCCTGGCGGCAAGCAATATCAGCGCCAGGGTGTTGGTCTATGATCACAACTGGGACCGGCCGGATTATCCCGACACGGTTTTGTCGGACGCCACCGTGTTGGGTTCGAGCCGGGTCGCAGGCATCGCCTGGCACGGATACGGTGGCACACCCGGCGTGATGACCATCCTGGCCAACAAATATCCTACCAAGGGAGATTACCTGACCGAGCACTCCGGCGAAGTCTCGATCAGTGATGCGGTCAAGGCGGACTTCGAGGAGATAACCCAGGTCATGCGAAACTGGGGCAAGGCCTACGTCAAATGGAGCATCGCCCTGGACCAGAATCATGGCCCGCATGACGGTGGTTGCTCCGATTGCAACCCCTTGGTAACGATTAACAGCTCCTCGGGCGCTCTTACCTTCGACATTGAATACTATACCCTGGGACATTTCAGTAAATTTGTCCTGCCGGGTGCATACCGGGTCTATTCGGGGAACGCCGCGGGGGTCGTCAGCGCGGCCTTCGTGAACCCGGATAACTCGAAGGTGTTGGTAGCTTTTAATGACACGACCAGTAACAATACGTTCCAGGTCCAATGGGGGAGCAAGATGTTCACCTATACGCTTGCCCCCTACTCGGGAGCGACTTTTACCTGGACCGGGACCCAAAGCGGCGGTTACCAATTTCCGGCGGCATTGCAACTCCAAGCGTCGAGTTTCAATTCCACCGCTGGCCTGGAGACCGAGACGACGACCGACACCCAGGGCGGTTATGATGTAGGGTATGCTGACGGGGGTGACTACGCCGTGTACCAGAATGTGAACTTCGGTGCGGGTTTCACCAATGTCAGTGTGCGCGAGGCAAGTTTTGGCGGCGGTACCCTGGCGCTGCATCTCGACAGCCCGACCGGGCCAATCATCAGCTCCTTCGCGCTCCCATCTACTGGCGGTTGGCAAACCTGGCAGACCATTCGCCAACCAGTATCAGGTGCCAGCGGTCTGCACGATCTGTATGCTGTTTTCAGTGGATCGAGTGGCCTTGGAAACCTGAACTGGTTTCAGTTTGGCGGCGCTTTACCGCCGGCCGCGCCGGCCGGATTGACGGCGACAGCAGGCGACGCACAGGTGGCACTGAGTTGGAGCGCGTCATTCGGTGCGACGGGCTATAATGTCAAACGCGCGCTGGTAAGCGGCGGCCCCTACGCAACCATCACCAACGGACTGGCCAATACGGGTTATACTGACAGCAGCGTGACCAACGGGGTGCACTATTATTATGTCGCCACGGCAGTCAACGCCGGTGCCGAAAGCACCAACTCCAATGAAGCGGCGGCCGTGCCGTTGCCGGCATACCAGCAATGGCAAATGTTATATTTCGGTTGCACCAATTGCCCACAGGCGCAAGCCAGCGCCGATCCGTTCGGTAAAGGAGTCAGTAATACCAACCAATTCTTGCTCGGGCTTAATCCCACCAATCCTGCCTCAGTATTTCGAGTCATCGCGATTGCGCCGCAGGGGACGAACCTGACGATCACGTGGAAAACGGCGGGCGTACGAACCAATGGCGTTCAGGCCAGATCAGGAGGTGATTACAGCACCAACGGATTTGCCGACATCAGCGGGCCTATCATCATCAACGTCACCGGTGACACGACAACCAACTACACGGATGTCGGCGTCGCCACTAACTATTCGACTCGCCAGTACCGCGTGCGGCTGGTGCCGTAG
- a CDS encoding PEP-CTERM sorting domain-containing protein encodes MNKILLCIVSLVSAASLASAANNVSYTATANPASNPDGVDQSANPVDVWTVTTTPGFNGTDGSGSYYGSQPSLGNAWQLFSFQNSGVGHGGSAFATTTFAGGALAIGQTVSINFNMRALDAPGGGTNLSINGQAGISLLNGSGSAITFAIIGGGPNNYYYTDAGSTGANAGPMPYQYQSFFNIAITATGPGTYSAVAGSDSWSGTYSGSLIGMQVFDSKGGNGSDVGFNNLMVVPEPGTFGLVAGGLAVFGLGFRRRARRS; translated from the coding sequence ATGAACAAAATCCTATTATGTATCGTTAGTTTGGTGAGTGCTGCCAGTTTGGCATCGGCAGCCAATAATGTGTCCTACACGGCAACAGCTAATCCAGCTAGCAACCCGGATGGAGTAGATCAAAGTGCAAACCCCGTTGATGTTTGGACGGTAACCACCACCCCGGGGTTCAACGGCACTGATGGCTCGGGAAGCTATTACGGTTCCCAACCCAGTCTGGGCAATGCCTGGCAGTTGTTTAGCTTCCAGAACTCCGGAGTTGGACATGGTGGAAGTGCGTTTGCCACCACTACATTTGCTGGCGGAGCTTTGGCTATCGGACAAACCGTTTCTATCAACTTCAATATGCGGGCCCTCGACGCCCCGGGCGGTGGCACTAATCTATCAATTAACGGGCAGGCTGGCATTAGTTTGTTGAATGGCTCTGGTAGCGCAATTACATTTGCGATTATTGGAGGTGGCCCCAATAATTACTACTATACCGATGCCGGGTCCACGGGTGCCAATGCAGGGCCCATGCCTTACCAATATCAGAGCTTCTTTAACATTGCCATTACTGCTACAGGCCCCGGTACCTATAGCGCCGTTGCTGGTTCAGACAGTTGGAGTGGCACATATTCCGGATCCCTTATTGGAATGCAAGTGTTCGATTCCAAGGGGGGCAATGGCAGCGATGTCGGGTTCAATAATTTAATGGTTGTTCCTGAACCCGGCACATTCGGCCTTGTTGCAGGTGGCTTGGCGGTTTTCGGATTGGGATTCCGTCGGCGCGCCCGGCGTTCCTGA
- a CDS encoding LacI family DNA-binding transcriptional regulator, whose amino-acid sequence MRGKVPEKVTMGDIARASGVSPMTVSRVLNNNPAVKEASRKRVLAVTKRLNYHVDIVARQLRAQHTFQLGVVVPFRGLVGTYYFGQILQGIQQVLTGTDYHIALYDSLSEDFNDIPKCVNLCHERRVSGLIVVAPELSARFPKTFANLKMPIIVVGSSLGRQAISYVDVDNHGGACAMTEHLIGLGHTKIGFVSGRADMRDATQRELGFRKTMEKHGLPVVAEWIIQGEYEARKSFQVSMNLLAKSERPTAIFAANDQMAYGVIDAARILGLQVPEDLSVGGFDDIQSSAEFVPSLTTVGQPMLDLGLVAARYILDVLSKTGAAVLHRKLPAQLVTRSSTAMPSQPCRLAASDDPQSKISRIDQG is encoded by the coding sequence ATGCGAGGCAAAGTGCCCGAAAAGGTAACGATGGGCGACATCGCGCGCGCGAGCGGTGTTTCGCCGATGACCGTCTCCCGCGTTCTCAACAACAATCCCGCGGTCAAGGAAGCCAGCCGGAAACGGGTCCTGGCGGTGACAAAGCGGTTGAATTATCATGTGGACATCGTCGCGCGCCAGCTAAGGGCCCAGCACACTTTTCAACTCGGCGTGGTTGTCCCGTTCCGAGGATTGGTGGGCACCTATTATTTCGGGCAAATTCTCCAGGGGATTCAACAAGTCCTGACGGGAACGGATTATCATATTGCCCTGTATGACAGCCTTTCAGAGGATTTCAACGACATTCCCAAGTGCGTCAACCTCTGTCACGAGCGACGGGTGAGCGGCCTGATTGTCGTCGCCCCGGAACTCAGCGCCAGATTTCCCAAGACCTTTGCCAATTTGAAGATGCCGATCATCGTGGTCGGCAGTTCCCTGGGCCGGCAGGCGATTAGTTACGTCGATGTCGATAACCATGGCGGCGCCTGCGCGATGACCGAACACCTGATTGGCTTGGGACATACAAAAATTGGGTTCGTCAGCGGTCGAGCGGACATGCGGGACGCCACGCAGCGTGAGCTTGGGTTTCGAAAGACAATGGAAAAGCACGGGCTGCCGGTCGTGGCGGAATGGATCATTCAGGGTGAATATGAAGCCCGGAAATCGTTTCAGGTCAGCATGAACCTGCTGGCCAAGAGCGAGCGTCCAACCGCGATCTTCGCAGCGAACGATCAAATGGCTTATGGCGTCATCGACGCTGCCCGTATTTTGGGACTGCAGGTTCCCGAGGATCTTTCAGTCGGAGGGTTCGATGACATCCAGAGTTCGGCGGAGTTTGTGCCCTCGCTGACTACTGTCGGGCAACCCATGCTGGATCTCGGCCTGGTAGCGGCGCGTTATATTCTCGATGTTTTGTCCAAGACAGGTGCCGCGGTTCTACATCGGAAATTGCCGGCCCAATTGGTAACACGTTCCTCGACCGCGATGCCGTCCCAACCATGCCGATTGGCCGCATCCGACGATCCACAGTCCAAGATCTCTCGCATCGACCAGGGCTGA
- a CDS encoding GH1 family beta-glucosidase, whose translation MDSTGAPGKLTDKAPRGLGRSRRRLSRSYSFPKSFAWGAATAAAQIEGAAFEDGKGESIWDRFARVRKIDAPTIACDHYYRYREDVALLRQLGVVNYRFSVAWPRIIPRGEGEPNPRGFDFYDRLIDALLEAGITPWVTLYHWDLPQTLEDRGGWRVRSTPQAFAKYAQLVVQRFGDRVKHWMTLNEILRFVPCGYGHGCDAPGATESAAVVNQAYHHTLLAHGYAVEAVREYGGKRACVGLVHNPPAPVPVTETPIDIAAARAEYTRHTAQLMGPLFLGDYSPAFLEAAGADAPRVASGDLALISQKTDFFGLNVYYGDFVRGTTDGQAERIALPAQYPKADISWLNITPQAIYWAIRHAQEVYGVSTFYITENGVPYTDQVQPSGEIHDLGRREYLRNHLISLHRAIEEGFDVRGYFLWSLLDNYEWAEGYAKRFGIVHVDYETLRRTPKLSAHWYSKVIESNAVV comes from the coding sequence ATGGATTCCACCGGCGCGCCTGGCAAGCTCACGGATAAAGCGCCGCGCGGCCTTGGCCGCAGTCGGCGACGTCTGAGCCGCAGCTATTCCTTTCCCAAGAGCTTTGCCTGGGGAGCGGCCACGGCGGCGGCGCAAATCGAGGGGGCGGCTTTTGAGGATGGGAAGGGTGAGTCGATCTGGGACCGGTTCGCCAGGGTGCGGAAGATCGATGCACCGACGATTGCGTGCGACCACTATTATCGCTATCGCGAGGATGTCGCCTTGCTGCGGCAACTCGGCGTCGTCAATTACCGGTTTTCCGTTGCATGGCCGAGGATTATTCCTCGGGGTGAGGGTGAGCCGAACCCCAGGGGTTTTGATTTCTATGATCGGTTGATCGACGCGCTCCTGGAAGCCGGTATCACGCCCTGGGTAACATTGTATCATTGGGATCTGCCCCAGACTCTCGAAGATCGCGGAGGCTGGCGGGTACGGTCCACACCGCAAGCCTTTGCAAAATACGCGCAACTGGTGGTCCAACGGTTCGGCGATCGCGTCAAACACTGGATGACTCTGAACGAAATTCTGCGATTTGTGCCCTGTGGATACGGTCATGGCTGTGATGCGCCGGGGGCGACGGAATCGGCTGCGGTGGTCAATCAAGCGTACCATCACACGCTCCTGGCCCATGGATATGCCGTCGAAGCAGTCCGCGAGTATGGCGGCAAACGGGCTTGCGTCGGCTTGGTTCACAATCCACCGGCCCCTGTGCCAGTAACGGAGACGCCGATCGACATCGCCGCCGCGCGCGCGGAATACACCCGGCACACGGCGCAACTCATGGGGCCGTTGTTCCTTGGCGACTACTCGCCGGCGTTTCTGGAAGCCGCCGGCGCGGACGCACCGCGGGTGGCGTCGGGCGATCTTGCGTTGATCTCGCAGAAGACGGACTTCTTCGGATTAAATGTTTATTATGGCGACTTCGTCCGCGGCACGACCGACGGCCAGGCGGAACGGATCGCGCTTCCGGCCCAGTATCCCAAGGCGGACATTTCCTGGCTCAACATCACGCCGCAAGCCATCTACTGGGCAATCCGCCACGCCCAAGAGGTGTACGGTGTGTCGACATTTTACATCACTGAAAACGGTGTGCCTTACACGGATCAGGTCCAGCCGAGTGGAGAGATTCATGACCTGGGTCGCCGCGAGTACCTGAGAAACCACCTGATCTCGCTGCATCGCGCCATCGAGGAAGGATTTGATGTTCGCGGCTATTTCCTGTGGTCACTATTGGACAATTATGAATGGGCCGAAGGATATGCCAAGCGCTTCGGCATCGTGCATGTTGATTACGAAACACTTCGGCGGACACCCAAGCTCAGTGCGCACTGGTATTCGAAGGTGATTGAATCGAACGCTGTTGTGTAA
- a CDS encoding type II secretion system protein — translation MNYRNNHTRSATTRTGSCWRRGFTLIELLVVIAIIGILAAMLLPALNKARATAKKASCLSNVKQITLACIMYANDNDEQLPIGITYQSESPTYVKNADGSQVTNFYQDVIGPQIANIPNHITQVFKCPAARIVPAALGGPAHVSDLLTAPYATDFRYNCYESCHDPGPFNTPAAGHAPGRRLSNVANPSAAVLLADVVFPYWPASLFPHDGVNCGYVDGHAEWIPTQAYFAQVTPGGSDNMYAKFWTTGWH, via the coding sequence ATGAATTACAGAAACAACCACACAAGGTCGGCGACGACGAGGACAGGGAGTTGCTGGCGGCGCGGTTTCACGTTGATCGAGCTACTCGTCGTTATTGCCATCATCGGTATCCTCGCAGCGATGTTGTTGCCCGCGCTGAACAAGGCGCGCGCCACCGCCAAAAAAGCTTCCTGCCTGAGCAACGTGAAACAGATCACGCTGGCCTGCATCATGTATGCGAATGACAACGACGAACAATTGCCGATTGGCATAACTTACCAGTCGGAATCACCCACGTATGTCAAAAATGCCGACGGTTCGCAGGTAACCAACTTCTATCAGGACGTCATTGGCCCGCAGATAGCCAACATCCCGAATCATATCACCCAGGTTTTCAAGTGTCCGGCGGCGAGGATAGTGCCGGCTGCGCTTGGCGGCCCTGCGCACGTCAGCGATCTTCTGACGGCCCCGTACGCGACCGATTTTCGCTACAACTGTTACGAATCGTGTCATGATCCAGGCCCTTTCAATACGCCCGCAGCCGGGCATGCGCCGGGTCGCCGGCTCAGCAACGTCGCCAACCCCTCTGCTGCGGTCCTGCTGGCTGACGTAGTGTTTCCGTACTGGCCGGCGAGCCTTTTTCCGCACGATGGGGTCAACTGCGGGTACGTGGACGGCCACGCGGAGTGGATACCGACGCAGGCATACTTTGCGCAAGTTACCCCTGGCGGCAGCGACAACATGTACGCAAAGTTCTGGACCACCGGCTGGCATTAG